Proteins encoded together in one Ipomoea triloba cultivar NCNSP0323 chromosome 4, ASM357664v1 window:
- the LOC116016781 gene encoding DNA repair protein RAD5A isoform X2: MGNKVPEELVSTVRSIVGDEYTEMDIIRALHMANNDATAAINIIFDTPGFKKLEFRKTSKVPNLNSSSGTQSLGSTTRRSSSEDKKCERSTISDNGSQQKTENRESNNGCRSDADGCEMESEWWFVGTSEVSGLSTCKGRSLKPGDEVYFTFPAEKKLNSPSLGKFGRGRHVVACSEIVRFSSKALGEIGRIPNEWARCLLPLVREKKARVEGYCKSAPNILGIMDTIDLSVSVYINSSMFRKSHKTLLKVATNNSTDESIVYPLPTLFRLLRLTPFQKAEFTPGDLYMRKRRLTEENSSGIHTPSLHANKFKKLVTNEGEAEGDESISDTDLENIVGFADNSKLEEMEPPSTLQCELRSYQKQALHWMTQLEQVHSVNDAKTTLHPCWEAYRLADKRDLVIYLNAFSGDATTEFPSTLQMARGGILADSMGLGKTIMTIALLLSCTERGGSPGSQSTSLPSHENGDTSDISDQSPTPSKKAARFPGLEKFLKQKPTLKSGGNLIVCPMTLLGQWKAEIEMHACPGTLSLYLHYGQSRSKDPKFIAQSDVVLTTYGVLASEFSSENAEENGGLFSVRWFRVVLDEAHTIKSSKSQISIAASALIAERRWCLTGTPIQNNIEDVYSLLRFLRIEPWGSWAWWNELVQKPFEEGDERGLRLVQSILRPIMLRRTKSSTDREGRPILVLPPADIQVIYCELTEAEKDFYEALFKRSKVKFDQFVEQGRVLHNYASILELLLRLRQCCDHPFLVLSRGDTQEFSDLNKLAKRFLKGGQKTGENHVEDVPTRAYIQEVVEELRKGEQGECPICLEACEDAVLTPCAHRLCRECLLASWRSPASGFCPVYCQQARTDHSTNR, from the exons ATGGGTAACAAAGTACCTGAAGAACTTGTTTCTACGGTCCGGTCCATCGTCGGCGATGAGTACACCGAGATGGATATAATTCGAGCTCTTCATATGGCAAATAACGATGCAACGGCCGCAATTAACATCATTTTTGACACCCCGGGTTTCAAAAAGTTAGAATTTAGGAAAACCTCTAAGGTACCCAATCTTAATTCGAGCTCAGGGACACAAAGTCTAGGTTCAACTACAAGGAGAAGTAGTAGTGAGGATAAGAAATGCGAGCGTAGTACGATTTCAGATAATGGTTCACAGCAGAAGACTGAGAACCGGGAGAGTAATAATGGGTGCAGAAGCGATGCTGATGGGTGTGAGATGGAGAGTGAGTGGTGGTTTGTGGGTACTAGTGAGGTTTCCGGCCTGTCAACCTGCAAAGGGAGAAGTTTGAAGCCCGGAGATGAAGTATATTTCACTTTTCCTGCTGAGAAGAAATTGAATTCACCATCCTTGGGGAAATTTGGCCGAGGTCGACACGTGGTTGCTTGCTCTGAAATTGTGCGGTTCTCTTCAAAGGCACTTGGAGAG ATTGGAAGAATTCCAAACGAATGGGCTCGATGTCTCTTGCCACTTGTGAGGGAAAAGAAGGCTAGGGTTGAGGGATATTGTAAATCTGCTCCTAACATATTGGGGATTATGGACACAATAGATTTGTCCGTCAG TGTGTATATCAACAGTTCCATGTTCCGTAAAAGCCATAAGACCCTCCTCAAGGTGGCTACCAACAATTCCACAGATGAATCAATTGTTTATCCCCTTCCAACATTGTTTCGATTGCTACGGCTTACTCCTTTCCAGAAG GCAGAGTTTACTCCAGGCGATCTGTACATGAGGAAGCGTCGTTTGACTGAAGAG AACAGTTCTGGCATTCATACCCCATCATTGCATgctaataaattcaaaaaattggtCACAAATGAAGGTGAAGCTGAAGGTGATGAGTCAATCTCTGATACTGATCTGGAAAATATAGTAGGTTTTGCTGACAACTCCAAGTTAGAG GAAATGGAACCTCCTAGTACACTTCAGTGTGAACTTCGTTCTTATCAGAAGCAGGCTCTTCACTGGATGACTCAACTTGAGCAGGTTCACAGTGTGAATGATGCAAAAACAACTTTGCATCCGTGTTGGGAAGCATATCGCCTTGCAGACAA GAGAGATCTAGTGATCTACTTGAATGCATTTTCTGGGGATGCAACAACGGAATTTCCAAGCACCCTTCAAATGGCCAGGGGTGGA ATTTTGGCAGATTCCATGGGGCTTGGAAAGACTATTATGACTATAGCTCTCCTTCTAAGTTGTACTGAAAGAGGTGGATCACCAGGAAGCCAGTCAACAAGCCTGCCTTCCCATGAAAATGGTGATACAAGTGATATCTCAGATCAATCTCCAACTCCTTCAAAGAAAGCAGCAAGATTTCCTGGTCTTGAGAAGTTTTTGAAACAAAAACCAACGCTAAAATCTGGTGGCAATCTGATTGTATGCCCTATGACACTTTTAGGCCAGTGGAAG GCAGAGATTGAAATGCATGCATGCCCAGGCACTTTAAGTCTTTATCTTCATTATGGACAAAGTAGATCAAAGGATCCAAAGTTTATTGCTCAAAGCGATGTTGTACTAACAACATATGGAGTTTTGGCATCAGAATTTTCTAGTGAG AATGCTGAGGAGAATGGGGGGCTTTTCTCAGTTAGATGGTTTAGAGTTGTGCTTGATGAGGCTCATACCATAAAATCTTCTAAAAGCCAAATTTCTATAGCTGCATCTGCTCTTATTGCTGAGCGTCGGTGGTGTCTTACCGGTACACCCATCCAG AACAACATTGAGGATGTTTACAGCCTCCTAAGATTTTTGAGGATTGAACCATGGGGAAGCTGGGCATG GTGGAATGAACTTGTTCAGAAACCCTTTGAGGAGGGAGATGAGAGAGGATTGAGGTTGGTTCAATCAATTCTTAGACCTATAATGTTAAGAAGAACAAAGTCTAGCACTGATCGAGAAGGCAG GCCAATTTTAGTTCTTCCACCGGCAGACATTCAAGTAATATACTGTGAACTCACTGAAGCAGAAAAGGACTTCTATGAGGCCTTGTTCAAACGATCAAAG GTGAAGTTCGATCAGTTTGTTGAGCAGGGGCGGGTTCTCCATAATTATGCTTCTATTTTAGAGTTGCTTTTACGACTTCGCCAATGCTGTGATCATCCATTTCTTGTGTTGAG TCGAGGTGATACTCAAGAATTCTCAGATCTGAATAAGCTTGCTAAACGTTTCCTTAAGGGTGGTCAGAAGACTGGGGAAAACCATGTTGAAGATGTTCCCACTCGTGCTTATATTCAAGAGGTTGTGGAAGAGTTGCGGAAGGGAGAACAAGGAGAGTGCCCAATATGTCTGGAAGCTTGTGAAGATGCTGTGTTGACTCCATGTGCCCATCGGTTATGTCGAGAGTGCCTCTTAGCAAGTTGGAGAAGTCCTGCATCTGGTTTTTGTCCTGTTT ACTGTCAGCAAGCAAGAACTGATCACAGCACCAACAGATAG
- the LOC116016781 gene encoding DNA repair protein RAD5A isoform X4, producing MGNKVPEELVSTVRSIVGDEYTEMDIIRALHMANNDATAAINIIFDTPGFKKLEFRKTSKVPNLNSSSGTQSLGSTTRRSSSEDKKCERSTISDNGSQQKTENRESNNGCRSDADGCEMESEWWFVGTSEVSGLSTCKGRSLKPGDEVYFTFPAEKKLNSPSLGKFGRGRHVVACSEIVRFSSKALGEIGRIPNEWARCLLPLVREKKARVEGYCKSAPNILGIMDTIDLSVSVYINSSMFRKSHKTLLKVATNNSTDESIVYPLPTLFRLLRLTPFQKAEFTPGDLYMRKRRLTEENSSGIHTPSLHANKFKKLVTNEGEAEGDESISDTDLENIVGFADNSKLEEMEPPSTLQCELRSYQKQALHWMTQLEQVHSVNDAKTTLHPCWEAYRLADKRDLVIYLNAFSGDATTEFPSTLQMARGGILADSMGLGKTIMTIALLLSCTERGGSPGSQSTSLPSHENGDTSDISDQSPTPSKKAARFPGLEKFLKQKPTLKSGGNLIVCPMTLLGQWKAEIEMHACPGTLSLYLHYGQSRSKDPKFIAQSDVVLTTYGVLASEFSSENAEENGGLFSVRWFRVVLDEAHTIKSSKSQISIAASALIAERRWCLTGTPIQNNIEDVYSLLRFLRIEPWGSWAWWNELVQKPFEEGDERGLRLVQSILRPIMLRRTKSSTDREGRPILVLPPADIQVIYCELTEAEKDFYEALFKRSKVKFDQFVEQGRVLHNYASILELLLRLRQCCDHPFLVLSRGDTQEFSDLNKLAKRFLKGGQKTGENHVEDVPTRAYIQEVVEELRKGEQGECPICLEACEDAVLTPCAHRLCRECLLASWRSPASGFCPV from the exons ATGGGTAACAAAGTACCTGAAGAACTTGTTTCTACGGTCCGGTCCATCGTCGGCGATGAGTACACCGAGATGGATATAATTCGAGCTCTTCATATGGCAAATAACGATGCAACGGCCGCAATTAACATCATTTTTGACACCCCGGGTTTCAAAAAGTTAGAATTTAGGAAAACCTCTAAGGTACCCAATCTTAATTCGAGCTCAGGGACACAAAGTCTAGGTTCAACTACAAGGAGAAGTAGTAGTGAGGATAAGAAATGCGAGCGTAGTACGATTTCAGATAATGGTTCACAGCAGAAGACTGAGAACCGGGAGAGTAATAATGGGTGCAGAAGCGATGCTGATGGGTGTGAGATGGAGAGTGAGTGGTGGTTTGTGGGTACTAGTGAGGTTTCCGGCCTGTCAACCTGCAAAGGGAGAAGTTTGAAGCCCGGAGATGAAGTATATTTCACTTTTCCTGCTGAGAAGAAATTGAATTCACCATCCTTGGGGAAATTTGGCCGAGGTCGACACGTGGTTGCTTGCTCTGAAATTGTGCGGTTCTCTTCAAAGGCACTTGGAGAG ATTGGAAGAATTCCAAACGAATGGGCTCGATGTCTCTTGCCACTTGTGAGGGAAAAGAAGGCTAGGGTTGAGGGATATTGTAAATCTGCTCCTAACATATTGGGGATTATGGACACAATAGATTTGTCCGTCAG TGTGTATATCAACAGTTCCATGTTCCGTAAAAGCCATAAGACCCTCCTCAAGGTGGCTACCAACAATTCCACAGATGAATCAATTGTTTATCCCCTTCCAACATTGTTTCGATTGCTACGGCTTACTCCTTTCCAGAAG GCAGAGTTTACTCCAGGCGATCTGTACATGAGGAAGCGTCGTTTGACTGAAGAG AACAGTTCTGGCATTCATACCCCATCATTGCATgctaataaattcaaaaaattggtCACAAATGAAGGTGAAGCTGAAGGTGATGAGTCAATCTCTGATACTGATCTGGAAAATATAGTAGGTTTTGCTGACAACTCCAAGTTAGAG GAAATGGAACCTCCTAGTACACTTCAGTGTGAACTTCGTTCTTATCAGAAGCAGGCTCTTCACTGGATGACTCAACTTGAGCAGGTTCACAGTGTGAATGATGCAAAAACAACTTTGCATCCGTGTTGGGAAGCATATCGCCTTGCAGACAA GAGAGATCTAGTGATCTACTTGAATGCATTTTCTGGGGATGCAACAACGGAATTTCCAAGCACCCTTCAAATGGCCAGGGGTGGA ATTTTGGCAGATTCCATGGGGCTTGGAAAGACTATTATGACTATAGCTCTCCTTCTAAGTTGTACTGAAAGAGGTGGATCACCAGGAAGCCAGTCAACAAGCCTGCCTTCCCATGAAAATGGTGATACAAGTGATATCTCAGATCAATCTCCAACTCCTTCAAAGAAAGCAGCAAGATTTCCTGGTCTTGAGAAGTTTTTGAAACAAAAACCAACGCTAAAATCTGGTGGCAATCTGATTGTATGCCCTATGACACTTTTAGGCCAGTGGAAG GCAGAGATTGAAATGCATGCATGCCCAGGCACTTTAAGTCTTTATCTTCATTATGGACAAAGTAGATCAAAGGATCCAAAGTTTATTGCTCAAAGCGATGTTGTACTAACAACATATGGAGTTTTGGCATCAGAATTTTCTAGTGAG AATGCTGAGGAGAATGGGGGGCTTTTCTCAGTTAGATGGTTTAGAGTTGTGCTTGATGAGGCTCATACCATAAAATCTTCTAAAAGCCAAATTTCTATAGCTGCATCTGCTCTTATTGCTGAGCGTCGGTGGTGTCTTACCGGTACACCCATCCAG AACAACATTGAGGATGTTTACAGCCTCCTAAGATTTTTGAGGATTGAACCATGGGGAAGCTGGGCATG GTGGAATGAACTTGTTCAGAAACCCTTTGAGGAGGGAGATGAGAGAGGATTGAGGTTGGTTCAATCAATTCTTAGACCTATAATGTTAAGAAGAACAAAGTCTAGCACTGATCGAGAAGGCAG GCCAATTTTAGTTCTTCCACCGGCAGACATTCAAGTAATATACTGTGAACTCACTGAAGCAGAAAAGGACTTCTATGAGGCCTTGTTCAAACGATCAAAG GTGAAGTTCGATCAGTTTGTTGAGCAGGGGCGGGTTCTCCATAATTATGCTTCTATTTTAGAGTTGCTTTTACGACTTCGCCAATGCTGTGATCATCCATTTCTTGTGTTGAG TCGAGGTGATACTCAAGAATTCTCAGATCTGAATAAGCTTGCTAAACGTTTCCTTAAGGGTGGTCAGAAGACTGGGGAAAACCATGTTGAAGATGTTCCCACTCGTGCTTATATTCAAGAGGTTGTGGAAGAGTTGCGGAAGGGAGAACAAGGAGAGTGCCCAATATGTCTGGAAGCTTGTGAAGATGCTGTGTTGACTCCATGTGCCCATCGGTTATGTCGAGAGTGCCTCTTAGCAAGTTGGAGAAGTCCTGCATCTGGTTTTTGTCCTGTTT AA
- the LOC116016781 gene encoding DNA repair protein RAD5A isoform X3, producing MGNKVPEELVSTVRSIVGDEYTEMDIIRALHMANNDATAAINIIFDTPGFKKLEFRKTSKVPNLNSSSGTQSLGSTTRRSSSEDKKCERSTISDNGSQQKTENRESNNGCRSDADGCEMESEWWFVGTSEVSGLSTCKGRSLKPGDEVYFTFPAEKKLNSPSLGKFGRGRHVVACSEIVRFSSKALGEIGRIPNEWARCLLPLVREKKARVEGYCKSAPNILGIMDTIDLSVSVYINSSMFRKSHKTLLKVATNNSTDESIVYPLPTLFRLLRLTPFQKAEFTPGDLYMRKRRLTEENSSGIHTPSLHANKFKKLVTNEGEAEGDESISDTDLENIVGFADNSKLEEMEPPSTLQCELRSYQKQALHWMTQLEQVHSVNDAKTTLHPCWEAYRLADKRDLVIYLNAFSGDATTEFPSTLQMARGGILADSMGLGKTIMTIALLLSCTERGGSPGSQSTSLPSHENGDTSDISDQSPTPSKKAARFPGLEKFLKQKPTLKSGGNLIVCPMTLLGQWKAEIEMHACPGTLSLYLHYGQSRSKDPKFIAQSDVVLTTYGVLASEFSSENAEENGGLFSVRWFRVVLDEAHTIKSSKSQISIAASALIAERRWCLTGTPIQNNIEDVYSLLRFLRIEPWGSWAWWNELVQKPFEEGDERGLRLVQSILRPIMLRRTKSSTDREGRPILVLPPADIQVIYCELTEAEKDFYEALFKRSKVKFDQFVEQGRVLHNYASILELLLRLRQCCDHPFLVLSRGDTQEFSDLNKLAKRFLKGGQKTGENHVEDVPTRAYIQEVVEELRKGEQGECPICLEACEDAVLTPCAHRLCRECLLASWRSPASGFCPVCRLSASKN from the exons ATGGGTAACAAAGTACCTGAAGAACTTGTTTCTACGGTCCGGTCCATCGTCGGCGATGAGTACACCGAGATGGATATAATTCGAGCTCTTCATATGGCAAATAACGATGCAACGGCCGCAATTAACATCATTTTTGACACCCCGGGTTTCAAAAAGTTAGAATTTAGGAAAACCTCTAAGGTACCCAATCTTAATTCGAGCTCAGGGACACAAAGTCTAGGTTCAACTACAAGGAGAAGTAGTAGTGAGGATAAGAAATGCGAGCGTAGTACGATTTCAGATAATGGTTCACAGCAGAAGACTGAGAACCGGGAGAGTAATAATGGGTGCAGAAGCGATGCTGATGGGTGTGAGATGGAGAGTGAGTGGTGGTTTGTGGGTACTAGTGAGGTTTCCGGCCTGTCAACCTGCAAAGGGAGAAGTTTGAAGCCCGGAGATGAAGTATATTTCACTTTTCCTGCTGAGAAGAAATTGAATTCACCATCCTTGGGGAAATTTGGCCGAGGTCGACACGTGGTTGCTTGCTCTGAAATTGTGCGGTTCTCTTCAAAGGCACTTGGAGAG ATTGGAAGAATTCCAAACGAATGGGCTCGATGTCTCTTGCCACTTGTGAGGGAAAAGAAGGCTAGGGTTGAGGGATATTGTAAATCTGCTCCTAACATATTGGGGATTATGGACACAATAGATTTGTCCGTCAG TGTGTATATCAACAGTTCCATGTTCCGTAAAAGCCATAAGACCCTCCTCAAGGTGGCTACCAACAATTCCACAGATGAATCAATTGTTTATCCCCTTCCAACATTGTTTCGATTGCTACGGCTTACTCCTTTCCAGAAG GCAGAGTTTACTCCAGGCGATCTGTACATGAGGAAGCGTCGTTTGACTGAAGAG AACAGTTCTGGCATTCATACCCCATCATTGCATgctaataaattcaaaaaattggtCACAAATGAAGGTGAAGCTGAAGGTGATGAGTCAATCTCTGATACTGATCTGGAAAATATAGTAGGTTTTGCTGACAACTCCAAGTTAGAG GAAATGGAACCTCCTAGTACACTTCAGTGTGAACTTCGTTCTTATCAGAAGCAGGCTCTTCACTGGATGACTCAACTTGAGCAGGTTCACAGTGTGAATGATGCAAAAACAACTTTGCATCCGTGTTGGGAAGCATATCGCCTTGCAGACAA GAGAGATCTAGTGATCTACTTGAATGCATTTTCTGGGGATGCAACAACGGAATTTCCAAGCACCCTTCAAATGGCCAGGGGTGGA ATTTTGGCAGATTCCATGGGGCTTGGAAAGACTATTATGACTATAGCTCTCCTTCTAAGTTGTACTGAAAGAGGTGGATCACCAGGAAGCCAGTCAACAAGCCTGCCTTCCCATGAAAATGGTGATACAAGTGATATCTCAGATCAATCTCCAACTCCTTCAAAGAAAGCAGCAAGATTTCCTGGTCTTGAGAAGTTTTTGAAACAAAAACCAACGCTAAAATCTGGTGGCAATCTGATTGTATGCCCTATGACACTTTTAGGCCAGTGGAAG GCAGAGATTGAAATGCATGCATGCCCAGGCACTTTAAGTCTTTATCTTCATTATGGACAAAGTAGATCAAAGGATCCAAAGTTTATTGCTCAAAGCGATGTTGTACTAACAACATATGGAGTTTTGGCATCAGAATTTTCTAGTGAG AATGCTGAGGAGAATGGGGGGCTTTTCTCAGTTAGATGGTTTAGAGTTGTGCTTGATGAGGCTCATACCATAAAATCTTCTAAAAGCCAAATTTCTATAGCTGCATCTGCTCTTATTGCTGAGCGTCGGTGGTGTCTTACCGGTACACCCATCCAG AACAACATTGAGGATGTTTACAGCCTCCTAAGATTTTTGAGGATTGAACCATGGGGAAGCTGGGCATG GTGGAATGAACTTGTTCAGAAACCCTTTGAGGAGGGAGATGAGAGAGGATTGAGGTTGGTTCAATCAATTCTTAGACCTATAATGTTAAGAAGAACAAAGTCTAGCACTGATCGAGAAGGCAG GCCAATTTTAGTTCTTCCACCGGCAGACATTCAAGTAATATACTGTGAACTCACTGAAGCAGAAAAGGACTTCTATGAGGCCTTGTTCAAACGATCAAAG GTGAAGTTCGATCAGTTTGTTGAGCAGGGGCGGGTTCTCCATAATTATGCTTCTATTTTAGAGTTGCTTTTACGACTTCGCCAATGCTGTGATCATCCATTTCTTGTGTTGAG TCGAGGTGATACTCAAGAATTCTCAGATCTGAATAAGCTTGCTAAACGTTTCCTTAAGGGTGGTCAGAAGACTGGGGAAAACCATGTTGAAGATGTTCCCACTCGTGCTTATATTCAAGAGGTTGTGGAAGAGTTGCGGAAGGGAGAACAAGGAGAGTGCCCAATATGTCTGGAAGCTTGTGAAGATGCTGTGTTGACTCCATGTGCCCATCGGTTATGTCGAGAGTGCCTCTTAGCAAGTTGGAGAAGTCCTGCATCTGGTTTTTGTCCTGTTTGTAG ACTGTCAGCAAGCAAGAACTGA
- the LOC116016781 gene encoding DNA repair protein RAD5A isoform X1, translating into MGNKVPEELVSTVRSIVGDEYTEMDIIRALHMANNDATAAINIIFDTPGFKKLEFRKTSKVPNLNSSSGTQSLGSTTRRSSSEDKKCERSTISDNGSQQKTENRESNNGCRSDADGCEMESEWWFVGTSEVSGLSTCKGRSLKPGDEVYFTFPAEKKLNSPSLGKFGRGRHVVACSEIVRFSSKALGEIGRIPNEWARCLLPLVREKKARVEGYCKSAPNILGIMDTIDLSVSVYINSSMFRKSHKTLLKVATNNSTDESIVYPLPTLFRLLRLTPFQKAEFTPGDLYMRKRRLTEENSSGIHTPSLHANKFKKLVTNEGEAEGDESISDTDLENIVGFADNSKLEEMEPPSTLQCELRSYQKQALHWMTQLEQVHSVNDAKTTLHPCWEAYRLADKRDLVIYLNAFSGDATTEFPSTLQMARGGILADSMGLGKTIMTIALLLSCTERGGSPGSQSTSLPSHENGDTSDISDQSPTPSKKAARFPGLEKFLKQKPTLKSGGNLIVCPMTLLGQWKAEIEMHACPGTLSLYLHYGQSRSKDPKFIAQSDVVLTTYGVLASEFSSENAEENGGLFSVRWFRVVLDEAHTIKSSKSQISIAASALIAERRWCLTGTPIQNNIEDVYSLLRFLRIEPWGSWAWWNELVQKPFEEGDERGLRLVQSILRPIMLRRTKSSTDREGRPILVLPPADIQVIYCELTEAEKDFYEALFKRSKVKFDQFVEQGRVLHNYASILELLLRLRQCCDHPFLVLSRGDTQEFSDLNKLAKRFLKGGQKTGENHVEDVPTRAYIQEVVEELRKGEQGECPICLEACEDAVLTPCAHRLCRECLLASWRSPASGFCPVCRKTVSKQELITAPTDSRFQIDVEKNWVESSKVTALLHELEQLRAVNSKSIVFSQWTAFLDLLQIALARNDIPFLRLDGTLNQQQREKVIKRFSEEDSVLVLLMSLKAGGVGINLTAASNAFVLDPWWNPAVEEQAVMRVHRIGQTKRVAIKRFIVKGTVEERMEAVQARKQRMISGALTDQEVRTARIEELKMLFT; encoded by the exons ATGGGTAACAAAGTACCTGAAGAACTTGTTTCTACGGTCCGGTCCATCGTCGGCGATGAGTACACCGAGATGGATATAATTCGAGCTCTTCATATGGCAAATAACGATGCAACGGCCGCAATTAACATCATTTTTGACACCCCGGGTTTCAAAAAGTTAGAATTTAGGAAAACCTCTAAGGTACCCAATCTTAATTCGAGCTCAGGGACACAAAGTCTAGGTTCAACTACAAGGAGAAGTAGTAGTGAGGATAAGAAATGCGAGCGTAGTACGATTTCAGATAATGGTTCACAGCAGAAGACTGAGAACCGGGAGAGTAATAATGGGTGCAGAAGCGATGCTGATGGGTGTGAGATGGAGAGTGAGTGGTGGTTTGTGGGTACTAGTGAGGTTTCCGGCCTGTCAACCTGCAAAGGGAGAAGTTTGAAGCCCGGAGATGAAGTATATTTCACTTTTCCTGCTGAGAAGAAATTGAATTCACCATCCTTGGGGAAATTTGGCCGAGGTCGACACGTGGTTGCTTGCTCTGAAATTGTGCGGTTCTCTTCAAAGGCACTTGGAGAG ATTGGAAGAATTCCAAACGAATGGGCTCGATGTCTCTTGCCACTTGTGAGGGAAAAGAAGGCTAGGGTTGAGGGATATTGTAAATCTGCTCCTAACATATTGGGGATTATGGACACAATAGATTTGTCCGTCAG TGTGTATATCAACAGTTCCATGTTCCGTAAAAGCCATAAGACCCTCCTCAAGGTGGCTACCAACAATTCCACAGATGAATCAATTGTTTATCCCCTTCCAACATTGTTTCGATTGCTACGGCTTACTCCTTTCCAGAAG GCAGAGTTTACTCCAGGCGATCTGTACATGAGGAAGCGTCGTTTGACTGAAGAG AACAGTTCTGGCATTCATACCCCATCATTGCATgctaataaattcaaaaaattggtCACAAATGAAGGTGAAGCTGAAGGTGATGAGTCAATCTCTGATACTGATCTGGAAAATATAGTAGGTTTTGCTGACAACTCCAAGTTAGAG GAAATGGAACCTCCTAGTACACTTCAGTGTGAACTTCGTTCTTATCAGAAGCAGGCTCTTCACTGGATGACTCAACTTGAGCAGGTTCACAGTGTGAATGATGCAAAAACAACTTTGCATCCGTGTTGGGAAGCATATCGCCTTGCAGACAA GAGAGATCTAGTGATCTACTTGAATGCATTTTCTGGGGATGCAACAACGGAATTTCCAAGCACCCTTCAAATGGCCAGGGGTGGA ATTTTGGCAGATTCCATGGGGCTTGGAAAGACTATTATGACTATAGCTCTCCTTCTAAGTTGTACTGAAAGAGGTGGATCACCAGGAAGCCAGTCAACAAGCCTGCCTTCCCATGAAAATGGTGATACAAGTGATATCTCAGATCAATCTCCAACTCCTTCAAAGAAAGCAGCAAGATTTCCTGGTCTTGAGAAGTTTTTGAAACAAAAACCAACGCTAAAATCTGGTGGCAATCTGATTGTATGCCCTATGACACTTTTAGGCCAGTGGAAG GCAGAGATTGAAATGCATGCATGCCCAGGCACTTTAAGTCTTTATCTTCATTATGGACAAAGTAGATCAAAGGATCCAAAGTTTATTGCTCAAAGCGATGTTGTACTAACAACATATGGAGTTTTGGCATCAGAATTTTCTAGTGAG AATGCTGAGGAGAATGGGGGGCTTTTCTCAGTTAGATGGTTTAGAGTTGTGCTTGATGAGGCTCATACCATAAAATCTTCTAAAAGCCAAATTTCTATAGCTGCATCTGCTCTTATTGCTGAGCGTCGGTGGTGTCTTACCGGTACACCCATCCAG AACAACATTGAGGATGTTTACAGCCTCCTAAGATTTTTGAGGATTGAACCATGGGGAAGCTGGGCATG GTGGAATGAACTTGTTCAGAAACCCTTTGAGGAGGGAGATGAGAGAGGATTGAGGTTGGTTCAATCAATTCTTAGACCTATAATGTTAAGAAGAACAAAGTCTAGCACTGATCGAGAAGGCAG GCCAATTTTAGTTCTTCCACCGGCAGACATTCAAGTAATATACTGTGAACTCACTGAAGCAGAAAAGGACTTCTATGAGGCCTTGTTCAAACGATCAAAG GTGAAGTTCGATCAGTTTGTTGAGCAGGGGCGGGTTCTCCATAATTATGCTTCTATTTTAGAGTTGCTTTTACGACTTCGCCAATGCTGTGATCATCCATTTCTTGTGTTGAG TCGAGGTGATACTCAAGAATTCTCAGATCTGAATAAGCTTGCTAAACGTTTCCTTAAGGGTGGTCAGAAGACTGGGGAAAACCATGTTGAAGATGTTCCCACTCGTGCTTATATTCAAGAGGTTGTGGAAGAGTTGCGGAAGGGAGAACAAGGAGAGTGCCCAATATGTCTGGAAGCTTGTGAAGATGCTGTGTTGACTCCATGTGCCCATCGGTTATGTCGAGAGTGCCTCTTAGCAAGTTGGAGAAGTCCTGCATCTGGTTTTTGTCCTGTTTGTAG AAAGACTGTCAGCAAGCAAGAACTGATCACAGCACCAACAGATAGCCGTTTCCAGATAGATGTTGAAAAGAATTGGGTGGAATCATCGAAAGTTACTGCATTGTTGCATGAACTAGAACAACTACGTGCTGTAAACTCCAAAAGCATTGTTTTTAGTCAGTGGACTGCCTTTTTGGACCTCTTGCAAATTGCTCTTGCTCG GAATGATATCCCTTTTCTTCGCCTTGATGGGACTCTAAACCAGCAACAGCGTGAGAAAGTAATAAAAAGATTTTCAGAAGAAGATAGTGTTTTG GTGTTGCTAATGTCATTGAAGGCTGGTGGTGTCGGAATAAACCTTACGGCAGCATCCAATGCTTTTGTCTTG